A genomic segment from Triticum dicoccoides isolate Atlit2015 ecotype Zavitan chromosome 1A, WEW_v2.0, whole genome shotgun sequence encodes:
- the LOC119353423 gene encoding uncharacterized protein LOC119353423: MHVAEKLGKKTEEERTARQREARQRMTPEEKQQSNTLRRAAYQNMSVHDKQETNARRRTRLQNISPKEKQNMLAHRKKRLAARCNTPCAESIAMPRPDADTLATPNLMSSTHALAFRESEASAPAPAPRFASKAGNNFESDGEYLSRTLDDNDAPSELINPSQQTNEHQIDDQQNQAREKRQESRAQRRARERAQKQKCAGKAYQKVRSQRC; encoded by the exons ATGCACGTCGCAGAGAAGCTAGGAAAAAAAACAGAGGAGGAGAGGACTGCCCGTCAAAGAGAAGCCAGGCAACGAATGACACCAGAGGAGAAGCAACAGAGTAACACCCTTAGAAGGGCGGCGTACCAAAATATGTCAGTCCATGACAAGCAAGAGACAAACGCCCGCCGAAGAACACGTCTGCAAAACATATCACCTAAGGAGAAGCAGAACATGCTAGCTCACCGCAAGAAGAGACTCGCGGCTAGGTGCAACACCCCTTGCGCTGAATCCATCGCCATGCCGCGCCCTGATGCAGATACCTTAGCTACACCCAACCTGATGTCGAGCACTCATGCATTGGCATTCAGAGAATCTGAAGCTTCAGCTCCTGCCCCTGCCCCCCGGTTTGCGAGTAAGGCTGGGAACAACTTCGAATCAGACG GCGAGTACCTTAGTCGTACCCTGGATGATAATGATGCCCCCAGCGAACTCATAAATCCCTCGCAGCAAACCAATGAACACCAAATAGACGACCAGCAGAATCAAGCCCGTGAGAAGAGGCAGGAGAGCAGAGCACAGCgtagggctcgggagcgagctcagAAACAAA AGTGCGCGGGAAAAGCATACCAGAAGGTGAGAAGTCAGCGTTGCTAG